In Pseudomonadales bacterium, the genomic stretch GGTCTGGCTGCATGCGCAACTGCCAGTAGCGTTCCTTGCGGGTATCGGTGGGCGAAGCCGCCCAGATCTCTCCTGCAGGAAAGCGTCTGATGCCGGTGATGAGCGTACGGTCCTCAAGGAGATGGCCTGTCGTCAGGTATTGAGCTACGCCAATTGGATCGATACGCCAGGGCGTAAATGGTAGTGCTGTGATCAGCTCCGTGTGGGTGGCGACGATCAGCCGTTGGCCATCTTCCCAGACGTACAGTCGAAAGAATCCCTGTCGGTCGGTAGCGATACGCAGGTTGTGTGACATGCCATCCCAGTGCAGCAGACAGAAGCGGCCGCTGACGCCTGCCAGTGCAGGGTTGCCTTCGCGACGCCATAGCTGTAGCAGCCTGGATGCGTCGATCGTTTGATCACCCACCATCGCCCGGCCGAACAGCGATGCCTGATCAGCGGTGCGCTGATCATTGGTCTCGGAGACTGTCTCCCAACCGTCACAATGAGCATGGATCTGGAAATGATCGCCTGAGAAGCTCCAGACCTTCCCGCCGCGAGATTCCGCGAAATTCCTGTTTCGCTGCCGTGCCGTTGCCGCCAGTGAACTGGCTTCGCCAGGTATCGATGAAAAAACGGCAATGAGATCAATGCTCATAAGGAGTCTCTCTTGAATCCTGAGTGGGTGGTCCTGGTGGATTCTCGACTGGCGGCCGGGGACAAGGGCAGGTCCGATACCGTTGCTATCGACTTTACGGCGGACGGTTGCAGTCATACTCGTACATCCGGAGCATCGATAACAGGGCCATGGGAATCCGCCGTTCCGTCCTGGGATGCGCGTCGCATTCAGGCACTCGCTGGCCGCGGAACGGATTCGCCTCTGATCAGCGTCTATACTTCAGCCACTTTTCGACTCATCGGATACCAGTTCCTTGCATCCCGCCCTGGTGCGACACCTCATCTATCCCCTGCACGAACGCCTGTGCAAGCGCTCCACCTTCAGTTATCTGCGCGACCTGGAGGCGAGCCAGTCGCTGAGCCGGGCGGAGGTCGAGGCGCTGCAGCTGCGCAAATTGGCTGCGTTGCTGCGTGTCTGTCGTGACCACAGCCCCTGGCATGCCGAGCGTATCGCGGCGGCCGGGGTGGCCGCCGGTGATGAGACGAGCATCGGTTTCGACGACCTGCGGCGGCTGCCGCTGATGGACAAGGCCGATGCCAGCGCGAACCGAGAGCGCATCGTCTGGCACGGCGTGCCGGGTGGCGCCTTCCGCTACACCACGGGGGGCTCCAGTGGTGCTCCGCTGATCTTCTACTACGGCCGGGATCGGCAGGCAGCCGATGCCGCCAGCCGGATGCGGGCGCGGCGCTGGTGGGGCATCGAGGTTGGCGAACCCGAGGTTTTCCTCTGGGGGGCGCCGGTCGAGCTGAGCAAGAACGACCGCATCAAGCGCCTGCGTGACCGCCTGGTGAACCAGTTGCTGCTGAATGCGTTCGAGATGTCGGCGGCGGCAATGGATGACTACATCGAGGCCATTCGCAGCTATCGGCCGACCTGCATCTACGGCTATGCCAGCAGCCTGGCGCTGCTCGCATCGCACGCCGAGGCGCGCGGCAAGTCGCTGCGGGTGCCATCGCTGAAGGTCGTCTGCACTACCGGAGAGTCTTTGTTTCCTGACCAGCGCGACATCATCGGGCGTGTGTTCGGCGTGCCTGTGGCCAACGAATACGGCGCGCGCGACTGTGGGCTGATGGCGCACGAATCACCGGCCGGACAGATGCTGGTGATGAGCGAGAGCATCCTGCTGGAGGTGCTGGACCCCGATGGGCAGCCAGTGGTGCCGGGGCAGACCGGCGAGGCCGTGGTCACTGGCCTTTGCTCGCGGGCGCAGCCATTCATCCGTTATCGAACCGGCGATATGGTCACCTTGTCCGACCAGCCCTGTGCCGGCGGGCGCGGCTTGCACGTGATCGAAACCGTGCAGGGGCGCAAGACCGATTTCGTGATTCGTTCCGACGGCACAGTGATGCATGCCCTGGCGATCATCTACGTCTTGCGCGAGATGAACGAGGTCGCCCAGTTCAAGTTCATCCAGCACGAGCTGCGCCGTGCCGAGGCGCTGGTGGTGCCGCGTGGTGACTGGAACGAGGCAGCCACGCAGCGCGTGGTCGCTGGCGTGCAGGCACGTCTTGGCGCGGACTGTGCCGTCGAGGTCACGCTGATGGATGCGATTGCCCCGGAAGCGTCCGGCAAGTATCGCTACGTGGTCAGCCACGCGAAGCTGCCATTCTGAAACAGTCGACGGAAATCCGGAAATCATGAACATGGCACAAGCGCCGCTATCGGGCCCGAGTTCCCCCGTATCCGGCAAGTCCACAAGCGGTCTGGCCGACACCCGCTGGCTGTACCTGCTGCTTGGCCTGATCGTGTTGCAGGTGGCGGTCTACTTCAACACTTACCTCAGCATGGGGCAGATCTGGTGGCGCTCCGAGACCTTTTCGCACGGCTTCCTGATCTTCCCGATCGCCGCCTGGCTGATCTGGCGCAACCG encodes the following:
- a CDS encoding phenylacetate--CoA ligase family protein; protein product: MHPALVRHLIYPLHERLCKRSTFSYLRDLEASQSLSRAEVEALQLRKLAALLRVCRDHSPWHAERIAAAGVAAGDETSIGFDDLRRLPLMDKADASANRERIVWHGVPGGAFRYTTGGSSGAPLIFYYGRDRQAADAASRMRARRWWGIEVGEPEVFLWGAPVELSKNDRIKRLRDRLVNQLLLNAFEMSAAAMDDYIEAIRSYRPTCIYGYASSLALLASHAEARGKSLRVPSLKVVCTTGESLFPDQRDIIGRVFGVPVANEYGARDCGLMAHESPAGQMLVMSESILLEVLDPDGQPVVPGQTGEAVVTGLCSRAQPFIRYRTGDMVTLSDQPCAGGRGLHVIETVQGRKTDFVIRSDGTVMHALAIIYVLREMNEVAQFKFIQHELRRAEALVVPRGDWNEAATQRVVAGVQARLGADCAVEVTLMDAIAPEASGKYRYVVSHAKLPF